In Gammaproteobacteria bacterium, a single genomic region encodes these proteins:
- a CDS encoding pantoate--beta-alanine ligase has product MLLPVTRGEIEDVTGSWRRAGERIAFVPTMGNLHAGHLELVRAARQIAVRVVVSIFVNPLQFNDGDDLAAYPRTPEEDRSLLRTAGVDALFMPDAAAVYPRGMEAATRIEVPGLSSILCGEFRPGHFSGVATVVAALFNLVRPDAAVFGEKDYQQLLVIRRLVEDLHFPLEIVGVATVREADGLAYSSRNRYLSPPERRQAPELYRVLCGVRDGILEGGRDYPVLAESARRRLESAGFQPEYLGVRRAGDLAPAGPADRALRVLAAVRLGKARLIDNIAVELPA; this is encoded by the coding sequence ATGCTGCTGCCGGTCACGCGCGGGGAGATCGAGGACGTCACCGGCAGCTGGCGCCGCGCCGGGGAGAGGATCGCCTTCGTCCCCACCATGGGCAACCTGCACGCCGGCCATCTGGAGCTGGTGCGTGCGGCGCGGCAGATCGCGGTTCGCGTCGTCGTCAGCATCTTCGTCAATCCCCTGCAATTCAACGACGGCGACGACCTCGCGGCGTATCCGCGCACGCCGGAAGAGGATCGCTCCCTGCTGCGCACGGCCGGCGTCGACGCGCTGTTCATGCCGGACGCCGCGGCGGTCTATCCGCGCGGCATGGAGGCGGCCACCCGCATCGAGGTGCCCGGCCTGTCCTCCATCCTGTGCGGCGAATTCCGTCCCGGCCATTTCAGCGGCGTGGCGACCGTCGTCGCCGCGCTGTTCAACCTGGTGCGTCCGGACGCGGCCGTATTCGGCGAGAAGGACTACCAGCAACTGCTCGTCATCCGGCGCCTGGTCGAGGATCTCCATTTCCCGCTTGAGATCGTCGGCGTGGCGACCGTGCGCGAAGCGGACGGCCTGGCGTACAGCTCGCGCAACCGCTACCTCTCGCCGCCGGAACGCCGGCAGGCGCCCGAACTGTATCGCGTACTGTGCGGCGTGCGTGACGGGATCCTGGAAGGTGGGCGCGACTACCCCGTACTGGCGGAATCCGCGCGTCGGCGCCTGGAGTCCGCGGGATTCCAGCCCGAATACCTGGGCGTGAGACGGGCCGGTGATCTGGCGCCGGCGGGGCCGGCGGACCGCGCCTTGCGCGTGCTGGCTGCGGTACGTCTCGGCAAGGCGCGCCTCATCGATAACATCGCGGTCGAACTGCCCGCCTAA
- a CDS encoding DUF1566 domain-containing protein, which produces MKARFVPVVIVLSAWLLGSEAWAAQECRANITESTPSSSFELHENGTVTHKDTGLMWMRCAIGQSWDGHGCRGQQREFTWAEVAQEVERLNKEGYAGFNDWRYPVIPELASIVERKCFFPRVNSTVFPNTPNVLFWSGMERRGIPEEAYALDFGGGEANPQAKTMKGAARLVRGGPWWKPPQMMPAE; this is translated from the coding sequence ATGAAAGCAAGATTCGTCCCGGTTGTTATAGTGTTATCGGCGTGGCTGCTGGGCTCGGAGGCCTGGGCCGCACAGGAGTGCCGAGCGAATATCACTGAATCGACGCCGAGCAGCAGTTTTGAACTGCATGAAAATGGTACGGTGACTCACAAGGATACCGGCCTGATGTGGATGCGCTGTGCGATCGGTCAGTCCTGGGACGGCCATGGATGCCGGGGCCAGCAGCGCGAGTTCACCTGGGCGGAGGTGGCGCAGGAGGTCGAGCGACTCAACAAGGAGGGATATGCCGGCTTCAATGATTGGCGCTATCCGGTGATTCCCGAGCTCGCATCGATCGTCGAGCGCAAGTGTTTCTTCCCCCGGGTCAATTCGACGGTATTCCCGAATACACCGAATGTCCTGTTCTGGAGCGGCATGGAGAGGCGCGGCATACCGGAAGAAGCCTATGCGCTCGATTTCGGCGGGGGCGAGGCCAATCCCCAGGCGAAGACGATGAAAGGCGCGGCGCGTCTCGTGCGGGGCGGACCCTGGTGGAAGCCGCCGCAGATGATGCCCGCCGAGTAA
- the ppc gene encoding phosphoenolpyruvate carboxylase, with product MTRKDASLALHDQKLRARVKLFGNLLGNVLHSQAGGRVFAAVETLRKGYIKLHKEESPRKRAALTRLIRRLDPEIVTHVVRAFSTYFSLVNLAEEVFQHQLRQRQRRVGKPLWTGSFEEALRGFRREKISTAQLQSMLDRLSYNPVITAHPTEAKRHTIMQILRRIFVTSQQLDDAQLSREEREEVHQLLEAEIQTLWKTDEVRGQKPNVIGEIRHGIYYFQDSLFQAVPAMYRELEKTLDRIYGDENGAGAGIVVPSFVRFGSWVGGDRDGNPNVTPEVTAVAVRLHAIAALREYLPRISQLGHELTQSKLLCSPSAALLASLDDDERYAEPALEDAERFRNEPYRRKLYIMRFRLQQMLNHMQRRLEGEAASPPRASYDSAQDLLRDLCLIRDSLRSHGDQNITELGLKDLIRLVETFGFFLVQLDLRQESSRHTEAVAELLRAAEGTEYTELDEAGRYKLLSRHIEREPLRIDRSALTPATQETLDVFETMAALRAEVSAEAFGSYVISMTHSASHVMEVMFLARQARLLGRKEDKSWYCHLSVSPLFETIDDLNRIEPVMQDLFNSPTYMALLKAAGNVQEIMLGYSDSCKDGGILASSWALYQAQIKIMALTAEHKIECRLFHGRGGTIGRGGGPTHEAILSQPPGTVQGRIKFTEQGEMVSYKYSNKETAIYELGVGITGLLKASKSLVLPAKKQVRRHHEIMNQLARLGEAAYRRLVDETPGLLDYFYEATPVNEIGLLNIGSRPSHRRKTDRTKSSIRAIPWVFGWAQSRHTLPAWYGIGSALQHWCKDDPRRLEELRTMYRQWPFFRALLSNTQMSLFKADMTIAGEYAVLCSDRKLAATIYGMISEEYRHTVEHTLAVAKAKQLIEENPALALSLTRRNPYLDPLSHIQITLLKRSRDPELGVEEQAAWVNPLLRSINAIAAGMRNTG from the coding sequence ATGACCCGCAAAGATGCCAGTTTGGCGCTGCACGACCAGAAGCTGCGCGCACGCGTCAAGCTGTTCGGAAACCTGCTCGGCAACGTGCTCCATTCGCAGGCCGGCGGCCGCGTATTCGCGGCGGTCGAGACGCTGCGCAAGGGCTACATCAAGCTGCATAAGGAGGAGTCTCCGCGCAAGCGCGCGGCGCTCACCCGCCTCATCCGCCGGCTGGATCCCGAGATCGTCACCCACGTGGTGCGGGCCTTCAGCACCTACTTCAGCCTGGTCAATCTGGCCGAGGAAGTGTTCCAGCACCAGCTGCGGCAGCGCCAGCGGCGCGTCGGTAAACCCCTCTGGACAGGCTCCTTCGAGGAGGCCCTGCGCGGCTTCCGCCGCGAGAAGATCAGCACGGCGCAGCTGCAGAGCATGCTCGACCGGCTGAGCTACAACCCCGTCATCACCGCCCATCCGACCGAGGCCAAGCGGCACACCATCATGCAGATCCTGCGCCGGATCTTCGTGACCAGCCAGCAGCTCGACGATGCGCAACTGTCACGGGAGGAACGCGAGGAGGTGCATCAGCTGCTGGAGGCCGAGATCCAGACGCTGTGGAAGACCGACGAGGTGCGCGGACAGAAACCGAACGTGATCGGCGAGATCCGCCACGGCATCTACTACTTCCAGGACAGCCTGTTCCAGGCCGTGCCGGCGATGTACCGGGAACTGGAAAAAACCCTGGACCGAATCTACGGCGACGAGAACGGGGCGGGCGCGGGCATCGTCGTCCCGAGCTTCGTGCGCTTCGGCTCCTGGGTCGGCGGCGACCGTGACGGCAACCCCAACGTCACGCCGGAGGTCACGGCAGTGGCCGTGCGCCTGCACGCCATCGCGGCACTCAGGGAGTACCTGCCGCGGATCAGCCAGCTCGGCCACGAACTGACCCAGTCGAAGCTGCTGTGCTCGCCATCGGCGGCGCTGCTCGCGAGCCTCGACGATGACGAGCGTTACGCCGAACCGGCGCTCGAGGATGCCGAACGCTTCCGCAATGAACCCTACCGCCGCAAGCTCTACATCATGCGCTTCCGCCTGCAGCAGATGCTGAACCACATGCAGCGGCGACTGGAAGGCGAGGCGGCCTCGCCGCCGCGCGCCTCGTACGACAGTGCGCAGGACCTGCTGCGCGACCTGTGCCTGATCCGCGATTCGCTGCGATCGCACGGCGACCAGAACATCACCGAACTCGGCCTCAAGGATCTGATCCGGCTGGTCGAGACCTTCGGTTTCTTCCTGGTCCAGCTGGATCTGCGCCAGGAGTCCTCGCGCCACACCGAGGCGGTCGCCGAGCTGCTCAGGGCCGCCGAGGGCACGGAGTACACGGAACTCGACGAGGCCGGACGGTACAAGCTGCTGTCGCGCCATATCGAGCGCGAACCGCTGCGCATCGATCGCAGTGCGCTGACGCCGGCCACGCAGGAAACGCTGGATGTGTTCGAGACCATGGCCGCCCTGCGCGCCGAGGTCAGCGCCGAGGCCTTCGGCAGCTACGTCATCTCGATGACGCACTCGGCGAGCCACGTCATGGAGGTGATGTTCCTCGCGCGCCAGGCGAGGCTGCTGGGGCGCAAGGAGGACAAATCGTGGTACTGCCACTTGAGCGTTTCGCCCCTGTTCGAGACCATCGACGACCTCAATCGCATCGAGCCGGTGATGCAGGATCTGTTCAACAGCCCGACCTACATGGCGCTGCTCAAGGCCGCGGGGAACGTGCAGGAGATCATGCTGGGCTATTCCGATTCCTGCAAGGACGGCGGCATCCTGGCGTCCTCCTGGGCACTGTACCAGGCGCAGATCAAGATCATGGCGCTCACGGCGGAGCACAAAATCGAGTGCCGGCTGTTTCACGGCCGCGGCGGCACCATCGGGCGCGGCGGCGGACCAACGCACGAGGCCATCCTGTCGCAGCCGCCCGGCACCGTGCAGGGCCGCATCAAGTTCACCGAACAGGGCGAGATGGTCTCCTATAAATACAGCAACAAGGAGACCGCCATTTATGAGCTCGGCGTAGGCATCACCGGCCTGCTCAAGGCGAGCAAGAGCCTGGTGCTCCCGGCGAAGAAACAGGTCCGCCGCCACCACGAGATCATGAACCAGCTCGCCCGGCTCGGTGAGGCCGCCTACCGCCGCCTGGTGGATGAAACCCCCGGGCTGCTCGACTATTTCTACGAAGCCACGCCGGTCAACGAGATCGGCCTGCTGAACATCGGCTCGCGCCCGAGCCACCGCCGCAAGACCGACCGCACCAAGTCATCGATCCGCGCCATCCCCTGGGTATTCGGCTGGGCGCAGTCGCGCCACACGCTGCCGGCCTGGTACGGCATCGGATCGGCGCTGCAGCACTGGTGCAAAGACGACCCCAGGCGGCTCGAGGAACTGCGCACGATGTACCGCCAGTGGCCCTTCTTCCGCGCCCTGCTCAGTAACACCCAGATGTCACTGTTCAAGGCCGACATGACGATCGCGGGGGAATACGCGGTGCTGTGCAGTGACCGCAAGCTGGCGGCCACGATCTACGGCATGATCAGCGAGGAATACCGCCACACCGTCGAGCACACCCTGGCGGTCGCCAAGGCAAAACAGCTGATCGAGGAGAATCCCGCGCTGGCGCTGTCCCTGACACGCCGCAACCCCTATCTCGACCCGCTCAGCCACATCCAGATCACCCTGCTGAAACGCAGCCGCGACCCGGAGCTCGGGGTGGAGGAACAGGCCGCGTGGGTCAACCCCCTGCTGCGCTCCATCAACGCGATCGCGGCGGGCATGCGCAACACCGGCTGA
- the pcnB gene encoding polynucleotide adenylyltransferase PcnB — protein MTKPLVIPRSEHSLSRTGINQNALKVLYRLREAGYAAYLVGGCVRDMLLGREPKDFDVSTDAHPEQVKAQFRNCRLIGRRFHLAHVHFGREIIEVATFRALASDGDDSENRLVEDGRIIRDNVYGTVEEDAWRRDFTVNALYYNIDDFSVVDYVGGVEDLRAGVLRLIGDPETRYREDPVRMLRAVRFAVKLGFRLHPQTEAPLRALAPLLASISPARLYEEVLKLFLGGSAEQTVEMLRHYDLFQHLFPATERTMSAAREGVPAAMVMRAAANTDARIAQDKPVTPAFLYAAFLWAPMRERALELQEQGQPELPAQQQAAGEVMQEQSQHAILPRRYALPMREIWQMQPRLQRNAGKKALRLLEHPRFRAAYDFLLLRCEAGEELRELCEWWTSMQETDEAGRTTLLEQPAAKPAGEGARRRRRRGGRRRGGNAGAGEPKGDQP, from the coding sequence ATCACCAAGCCCCTCGTTATTCCCCGTTCCGAACACAGCCTATCCCGGACGGGGATCAATCAAAATGCATTGAAGGTCTTGTACCGACTCAGGGAGGCGGGTTACGCCGCCTATCTCGTCGGCGGCTGCGTGCGCGACATGCTCCTGGGTCGCGAGCCCAAAGACTTCGATGTCTCCACCGACGCCCACCCCGAGCAGGTCAAGGCGCAGTTCCGCAACTGCCGCCTGATCGGACGCCGGTTTCATCTGGCGCATGTCCACTTCGGGCGCGAGATCATCGAGGTCGCGACCTTCCGCGCCCTCGCCTCCGACGGAGACGACTCGGAGAACCGCCTGGTCGAGGACGGCAGGATCATCCGCGACAATGTCTACGGGACGGTCGAGGAAGATGCCTGGCGCCGGGACTTCACCGTCAATGCGCTGTACTACAACATCGACGACTTCAGCGTCGTCGACTACGTGGGTGGCGTCGAGGATCTGCGCGCGGGTGTCCTGCGACTGATCGGCGATCCGGAGACGCGTTACCGCGAAGATCCGGTGCGCATGCTGCGCGCGGTGCGTTTCGCCGTCAAACTCGGGTTCCGCCTGCATCCGCAGACGGAGGCCCCGCTGCGTGCGCTGGCGCCGCTGCTGGCGAGCATCTCGCCCGCGCGCCTCTATGAAGAGGTGCTCAAGCTGTTCCTGGGCGGGAGCGCCGAACAGACGGTGGAGATGCTGCGCCACTACGATCTCTTTCAGCACCTGTTTCCCGCCACCGAGCGCACCATGAGCGCGGCGCGCGAGGGTGTGCCTGCGGCGATGGTGATGCGCGCCGCCGCCAATACCGACGCCAGGATCGCGCAGGACAAGCCGGTCACGCCCGCCTTCCTGTACGCCGCCTTCCTGTGGGCGCCGATGCGCGAACGGGCGCTCGAGCTGCAGGAGCAGGGGCAGCCCGAACTGCCCGCGCAACAGCAGGCGGCGGGCGAGGTCATGCAGGAACAGAGCCAGCACGCCATACTGCCGCGCCGTTACGCGCTCCCGATGCGCGAAATCTGGCAGATGCAGCCGCGTCTGCAGCGCAACGCCGGCAAGAAGGCGCTGCGCCTGCTGGAGCATCCGCGGTTCCGTGCCGCCTACGATTTCCTGCTCCTGCGCTGCGAAGCGGGCGAGGAACTGCGCGAGCTGTGCGAGTGGTGGACGAGCATGCAGGAAACGGACGAGGCGGGGCGCACTACCTTGCTGGAGCAGCCGGCGGCGAAGCCGGCGGGTGAGGGCGCGCGCCGGCGCCGGCGCCGGGGCGGCCGCCGCCGCGGCGGAAACGCGGGGGCGGGCGAACCGAAGGGTGACCAGCCGTAG
- the panB gene encoding 3-methyl-2-oxobutanoate hydroxymethyltransferase, with translation MSPEQTEVTLSTLRALKRQGGKFACVTAYDASFTRILEAAGVDVLLVGDSLGMVVQGHDTTLPVTLDDMVYHTRCVARARRRALIMSDMPFMSAAAPEQALANAARLMQEGGAHVVKIEGGRIMADAVRLLSGHGLPVCAHLGLLPQSVRKLGGYQVQGRDDRAAAMLLEDAKILEQAGADVLLLECVPAALAARITAATELPVIGIGAGAGCDGQVLVLYDMLGVTPGRRPRFSMDFLAGRGSVQAAVEEYVRAVKAGEFPGAEHAYT, from the coding sequence ATGTCCCCTGAGCAAACAGAAGTCACGCTGTCCACTCTGCGCGCGCTGAAGCGGCAGGGCGGGAAATTCGCCTGCGTTACCGCCTATGACGCGAGCTTCACCCGCATCCTCGAGGCGGCGGGCGTCGACGTGCTGCTGGTGGGCGACTCCCTCGGGATGGTCGTGCAGGGTCATGACACGACCCTGCCCGTCACGCTCGACGACATGGTCTACCACACGCGCTGCGTCGCCCGCGCACGGCGGCGCGCGCTGATCATGAGCGACATGCCGTTCATGAGCGCCGCCGCGCCCGAGCAGGCGCTGGCCAATGCGGCGCGGCTGATGCAGGAGGGCGGCGCCCATGTCGTCAAGATCGAGGGCGGCCGCATCATGGCGGACGCCGTGCGCCTGCTGAGCGGACACGGGTTGCCGGTATGCGCCCATCTGGGCCTGCTGCCGCAGTCGGTGCGCAAGCTGGGCGGCTACCAGGTGCAGGGACGCGATGATCGCGCCGCGGCGATGCTGCTCGAGGACGCGAAGATCCTCGAACAGGCGGGGGCGGATGTCCTGCTGCTGGAATGCGTGCCCGCGGCGCTGGCGGCCCGGATCACCGCCGCCACCGAACTGCCGGTGATCGGCATCGGTGCGGGTGCGGGGTGCGACGGCCAGGTGCTCGTGCTCTATGACATGCTGGGCGTCACGCCAGGCAGGCGTCCGCGCTTCTCCATGGATTTTCTCGCCGGCCGCGGCAGCGTGCAGGCGGCCGTCGAAGAGTACGTGCGCGCGGTGAAGGCGGGCGAGTTCCCCGGCGCCGAGCACGCATATACCTGA
- a CDS encoding deoxynucleoside kinase codes for MKPPRRNYIVVEGPIGVGKTTLAKRLAATFHSELLLEGAAENPFLERFYRNPREAALPTQLYFLFQRARQLQGLRQGDIFQPVRISDFLMQKDRLFASLTLDDEELKLYEQVYNQMTFDAPVPDLVIYLQAPAEILRSRIRARGIAHEQLIEADYLQRVADAYARFFHYYDTSPLLIVNATEIDPVNNGRDYEALVDRIHGISSGRHYFNPLPLAL; via the coding sequence ATGAAACCGCCGCGTCGTAACTACATCGTGGTCGAGGGGCCGATCGGCGTCGGCAAGACCACCCTGGCCAAACGCCTCGCGGCGACCTTTCACAGCGAGCTGCTGCTGGAGGGTGCGGCGGAGAATCCGTTTCTCGAGCGCTTCTACCGCAATCCGCGCGAGGCGGCGCTGCCCACGCAGCTGTATTTCCTGTTTCAGCGCGCGCGCCAGCTGCAGGGGCTGCGCCAGGGCGATATTTTCCAGCCCGTCCGCATCTCCGACTTCCTGATGCAGAAGGACCGCCTGTTCGCCAGCCTGACGCTCGATGACGAGGAGCTCAAGCTGTACGAGCAGGTGTATAATCAGATGACGTTCGATGCCCCGGTGCCGGATCTGGTGATTTACCTGCAGGCGCCGGCGGAGATACTCCGCAGCCGCATCCGCGCCCGCGGCATCGCCCACGAGCAGTTGATCGAGGCGGATTACCTGCAGCGGGTGGCGGACGCCTATGCACGATTCTTTCATTACTACGACACGTCGCCGCTGCTGATCGTGAACGCCACCGAGATCGATCCGGTCAACAACGGGCGCGACTACGAGGCACTGGTGGACCGCATCCACGGTATCAGCAGCGGCCGCCACTATTTCAACCCATTGCCGCTCGCTCTGTAG
- a CDS encoding cytochrome C, with the protein MEDYVMKKHKSMYAIGASVTGLSLAGFLLLGGPADVQAKKPVSPAQAEQERQELMKAVLTGDALWHDGSLGTNGLACGNCHPDGSATNPHTWPKFQTNLGKVGTLREMINWCIMVPLEGKALPTEGDKMIAMEAYATFMHDGVAIALGKDEQHGANPVKGSGAGYPLPEGVTDMDAP; encoded by the coding sequence GTGGAGGATTACGTGATGAAAAAACATAAAAGCATGTATGCAATCGGTGCCTCCGTCACGGGTCTGAGCCTCGCGGGGTTCTTGCTGCTGGGCGGTCCAGCGGATGTCCAGGCGAAGAAGCCGGTCAGTCCGGCGCAGGCCGAACAGGAACGGCAAGAGCTGATGAAGGCGGTATTAACGGGCGATGCCCTCTGGCACGACGGCTCGCTCGGCACCAACGGTCTGGCCTGCGGGAACTGCCACCCTGACGGTTCGGCGACCAATCCGCACACCTGGCCCAAGTTCCAGACGAACCTGGGCAAGGTCGGCACGCTGAGGGAGATGATCAACTGGTGCATCATGGTGCCGCTGGAAGGGAAGGCGTTGCCGACCGAAGGCGACAAGATGATCGCGATGGAGGCCTATGCCACCTTTATGCATGACGGGGTAGCCATCGCGCTCGGCAAGGATGAGCAACATGGTGCGAATCCTGTCAAGGGTAGTGGTGCCGGCTATCCGTTACCAGAAGGTGTCACCGACATGGATGCCCCATGA
- a CDS encoding aspartate 1-decarboxylase, with amino-acid sequence MQRTLLKAKLHRARVTHSELEYEGSMAIDEALLEAAGILEFEQIQVYNLANGERFTTYAIRAERDSGIISVNGAAAHKASPGDRVIICIYATLSAQELANHKPTLVYVDENNRITHTRNHIPRQVA; translated from the coding sequence ATGCAACGCACCCTGCTGAAGGCGAAACTTCACCGCGCCCGCGTCACCCATTCCGAACTGGAATACGAGGGCTCGATGGCGATCGACGAGGCGTTGCTGGAGGCTGCGGGTATTCTCGAGTTCGAGCAGATCCAGGTCTACAATCTCGCGAACGGCGAGCGCTTCACCACCTACGCCATCCGCGCGGAGCGCGATTCCGGCATCATCTCGGTGAACGGCGCCGCGGCGCACAAGGCGTCACCGGGCGACCGCGTCATCATCTGCATCTACGCGACCCTGAGCGCCCAGGAGCTGGCCAACCACAAGCCGACCCTGGTGTATGTCGACGAGAACAACCGCATCACCCACACCCGCAATCACATCCCGCGCCAGGTCGCCTGA
- the lptG gene encoding LPS export ABC transporter permease LptG, producing MKVLDLYIGKAVIGGAFLVMCVLLSLFVFIEFIGELDVIGRGNYGMWEAVRYVLLSVPRLTYELMPLAALLGSLVSLGMLAGNNELIIMRASGVSLARISWAAMKAGLLLVLFAIWIGEWVVADAEKSATAIRSSALAGKDSLRTADGFWTRDGRDFINVRTVLPGGGLVGVYIYEFDDARELRRISSANSAIYTDGEWHLKEVRRSAISPDGVATESMPDLTWRSQLSPDLLDVIAIKPDSLSVSGLYKYIRYLRMNGLSSGRYEIEFWTKIALPFATCVMVFAALPFVFGPLRSVGVGQRILIGVLVGIGFYLLNQTVGYLGLVYEFNPLLSAVLPTVLLLAGAFYMMRRIH from the coding sequence GTGAAGGTGCTGGACCTCTATATCGGGAAGGCCGTGATCGGCGGGGCGTTCCTGGTCATGTGCGTGCTGCTGTCGCTGTTCGTGTTCATCGAGTTCATCGGCGAGCTCGACGTGATCGGGCGGGGTAATTACGGCATGTGGGAGGCGGTCAGGTACGTCCTGCTCAGCGTGCCGCGGCTGACCTACGAGCTGATGCCGCTGGCGGCGCTGCTGGGCAGCCTGGTCAGCCTCGGCATGCTCGCCGGCAACAACGAGCTCATCATCATGCGCGCCTCCGGTGTTTCGCTGGCCCGCATCTCGTGGGCGGCCATGAAGGCCGGTCTGCTGCTGGTGCTGTTCGCAATCTGGATCGGCGAGTGGGTCGTCGCCGACGCGGAGAAGAGCGCAACGGCGATCCGCTCCAGCGCCCTCGCCGGCAAAGATTCCCTGCGCACGGCGGACGGATTCTGGACGCGCGACGGGCGCGATTTCATCAACGTGCGCACCGTCCTGCCCGGCGGCGGGCTGGTCGGCGTGTATATCTACGAGTTCGACGACGCGCGCGAGCTGCGGCGCATCTCCAGCGCCAACAGCGCGATCTACACCGACGGTGAATGGCATCTCAAGGAGGTCAGGCGCAGCGCGATCAGCCCCGACGGCGTGGCCACCGAGAGCATGCCCGACCTGACCTGGCGCTCCCAGCTGAGCCCGGATCTGCTCGACGTCATCGCGATCAAGCCCGACAGCCTGTCCGTCAGCGGACTGTACAAGTACATCCGCTACCTGCGGATGAACGGCCTGAGTTCGGGACGCTACGAGATCGAGTTCTGGACCAAGATCGCGCTGCCGTTCGCCACCTGCGTGATGGTGTTCGCGGCCCTGCCGTTCGTATTCGGTCCGCTGCGTTCGGTCGGCGTGGGCCAGCGCATCCTGATCGGCGTGCTGGTCGGGATCGGCTTCTACCTGCTGAACCAGACGGTGGGCTACCTCGGCCTGGTATACGAATTCAACCCGCTGCTGAGCGCGGTGCTGCCGACTGTCCTGCTGCTGGCGGGCGCCTTCTACATGATGCGCCGGATCCATTAG
- a CDS encoding metallophosphoesterase, giving the protein MRAHAQEEDSAVEKISRRNFLGMSVKATAATFVAGTFAPAPNSFFGLAGIAEAATKKISPFTFAVITDAHLHDIKDHKFDRILERAVDDINKMNPAPDFVLYGGDIGQLAKPGELDKGKKILSKLKMPYKIIPGEHDWYLDLGKGWKDRFGADHWSFDHKGVHFIGMNSILVDDYWTGRGLTPDERMGWCAELESHRCGAWGVGAEQLDWLAKDVAKLSPDTPVFIMTHSPLWDYYPRWNFQTKDAPQIRQILGKFDKVVAIHGHVHQVVYNAMGNMTSAGLLSTSWPWPYPQIQLPYPSLRMNRVDPADIYDGLGGHKVNLAGDKVFGGMLNYQVWSDLLPANVQAGIKL; this is encoded by the coding sequence ATGCGCGCTCACGCGCAAGAGGAGGATTCAGCCGTGGAAAAGATTTCAAGAAGAAACTTTCTAGGTATGTCCGTAAAGGCAACTGCTGCAACGTTTGTTGCCGGTACGTTCGCCCCAGCTCCCAACAGCTTTTTCGGCCTCGCCGGCATCGCCGAGGCGGCCACCAAGAAGATATCGCCCTTCACCTTCGCAGTTATCACCGACGCCCACCTGCACGACATCAAGGATCACAAGTTCGACCGCATCCTGGAACGGGCGGTAGATGATATCAACAAGATGAACCCCGCTCCCGATTTCGTGCTCTACGGCGGCGACATCGGACAGCTCGCCAAGCCGGGCGAACTCGACAAGGGGAAGAAGATCCTCTCCAAGCTCAAGATGCCCTACAAGATCATCCCGGGCGAGCATGACTGGTACCTGGATCTCGGCAAGGGCTGGAAGGATCGCTTCGGCGCCGACCACTGGTCCTTCGACCACAAGGGCGTGCACTTCATTGGCATGAACTCGATCCTGGTCGACGACTACTGGACCGGCCGGGGCCTGACACCCGACGAGCGGATGGGCTGGTGCGCCGAGCTCGAGTCCCACCGCTGCGGCGCCTGGGGCGTGGGTGCGGAGCAGCTGGACTGGCTGGCGAAGGATGTCGCGAAGCTCAGCCCGGATACGCCGGTGTTCATCATGACCCATTCGCCGCTGTGGGATTACTATCCGCGCTGGAACTTCCAGACCAAGGACGCCCCCCAGATCCGGCAGATCCTCGGCAAGTTCGACAAGGTGGTCGCGATACACGGACACGTGCACCAGGTCGTCTACAACGCGATGGGCAACATGACCTCGGCGGGCCTGCTGTCGACCTCGTGGCCGTGGCCGTATCCCCAGATCCAGCTTCCCTATCCGAGTCTCAGGATGAACCGCGTCGACCCTGCCGACATCTACGACGGTCTGGGCGGCCACAAGGTCAACCTGGCGGGGGACAAGGTGTTTGGCGGCATGCTGAACTACCAAGTGTGGTCGGATCTGCTCCCCGCCAACGTGCAAGCCGGCATCAAGCTCTAA
- the folK gene encoding 2-amino-4-hydroxy-6-hydroxymethyldihydropteridine diphosphokinase, which translates to MAKPCAGSDGAGVRAYIGVGSNLDDPLRQVERAFAALADLPASRRLAVSSLYRSRPLGDIAQPDFINAVVLLETRLPAPELLDELLAIEERQGRTRRPGERWGPRSLDLDLLLYGDREFSSPRLTVPHPEMVRRDFVLYPMFEIDPELVIPGAGSLRDCLQRCPRRGLQRMEKRDETAAS; encoded by the coding sequence ATGGCGAAGCCCTGTGCAGGTTCAGACGGCGCCGGGGTGCGGGCCTACATCGGCGTGGGCAGCAACCTCGATGACCCGCTGCGCCAGGTCGAGCGGGCCTTCGCCGCGCTGGCGGATCTGCCCGCAAGCCGCCGCCTGGCGGTATCCTCCCTGTACCGGAGCCGCCCGCTCGGAGATATCGCGCAGCCGGATTTCATCAACGCTGTCGTGCTGCTGGAGACGCGGCTGCCCGCGCCAGAACTGCTGGACGAGCTGCTCGCCATCGAGGAGCGCCAGGGGCGCACGCGGCGTCCGGGCGAGCGCTGGGGTCCGCGCAGCCTGGATCTCGACCTGCTGCTCTACGGCGACCGTGAATTCAGCAGTCCGCGGCTGACGGTGCCGCATCCGGAAATGGTTCGGCGCGATTTCGTTCTGTATCCTATGTTCGAGATCGATCCTGAACTGGTGATACCCGGAGCCGGAAGCCTGCGCGACTGCCTGCAGCGCTGTCCGCGGCGCGGGCTGCAACGAATGGAGAAGCGCGATGAAACCGCCGCGTCGTAA